In one Corallococcus sp. EGB genomic region, the following are encoded:
- a CDS encoding N,N-dimethylformamidase beta subunit family domain-containing protein, translating into MGELEVYASPESLEADETLKVKVSTNLDSAPITAEVFRIGDYGGAGARKVWSGGPWQVRRQAPCTRMPATSRVECNWHDAFTVPIPADGSWLSGLYVVKVLRQDGFMRFTPFVVRDRRKADFLYTPNFTTYQAYNTYGGESLYSDDSRQMPSGRAWEVSFNRPYQVMDGTGKTFYLDQPLVSFMERHGYDVTYATQLDFVRFPDLLKDVNVFVHGGQDEYWPVQERDQVDAALARGQLSLVYFGANGSYWRVRLLPDAQGTALRTIACYKSEPQKDPVPFSTTRYRDPPEVRAENNLFGGMYEGWVFFGYPLVVSDESHWLFNGTGLKQGDVLPGLVGFEYDRAFPNEPGYPQGNRVSFKSPVVSGEGLPSYSTAVDRTLPSGRLVFSAGTIWWALGLTDKAPGARDARVERMTRNVLERALMHRLAQDEAGPLEGPVPTQPAPMGQWAASVEAHAGRVGEPGWQDGPADTARFQAPSGLVVTRTGEVVVADTRNNRIRLIQQQGADRMVSTIAGNGDLGYRDGAGSQAMFRFPTAVVEGPAGELYVADSGNHVIRRLDREAEGWQVTTWAGQGYVAGYADGGPARARLSRPMALAIDAVGNLYVADQDNHRIRMVRAGTREVITLAGTGTLGTTDAPRGRDASFAAPSAIALSGASALYVLDAASQRLRRVSLQGARPVVTLTGTGEGQPFDFRDGTGSEARFRAQLGMAMGPHGEVLLADTANLRLRKVIPGDSAATTQVVTFAGSGRAGTALGRADETDLGAPAGLAFDAEGHLYVSDAFNQVIRVVTP; encoded by the coding sequence ATGGGCGAGCTGGAAGTCTACGCCAGCCCCGAGTCCCTGGAGGCGGACGAGACGCTGAAGGTGAAGGTCTCCACCAACCTCGACAGCGCGCCCATCACCGCGGAGGTCTTCCGCATCGGTGACTACGGCGGCGCGGGCGCGCGGAAGGTGTGGAGCGGCGGGCCCTGGCAGGTGCGCCGTCAGGCGCCGTGCACCCGTATGCCCGCCACCTCGCGCGTCGAGTGCAACTGGCACGACGCCTTCACCGTCCCCATCCCCGCGGACGGCTCGTGGCTGTCAGGCCTGTATGTGGTGAAGGTGTTGCGCCAGGACGGGTTCATGCGCTTCACGCCCTTCGTGGTGAGAGACCGGCGCAAGGCCGACTTCCTCTACACGCCGAACTTCACGACGTACCAGGCGTACAACACCTATGGCGGGGAGAGCCTCTACTCCGACGACTCGCGGCAGATGCCGAGCGGCCGCGCGTGGGAGGTGTCCTTCAACCGGCCGTACCAGGTGATGGATGGCACCGGGAAGACGTTCTACCTGGATCAGCCGCTCGTGAGCTTCATGGAGCGCCATGGCTACGACGTCACCTACGCCACCCAGCTCGACTTCGTGCGCTTCCCCGACCTGCTGAAGGACGTCAACGTCTTCGTGCACGGCGGGCAGGATGAGTACTGGCCCGTCCAGGAGCGCGACCAGGTGGACGCCGCGCTGGCCCGGGGACAGCTGAGCCTCGTGTACTTCGGCGCCAATGGCTCGTACTGGCGCGTCCGCCTGCTGCCGGACGCGCAGGGCACCGCGCTGCGCACCATCGCCTGCTACAAGAGCGAGCCCCAGAAGGACCCCGTCCCCTTTTCGACGACCCGCTACCGGGACCCTCCCGAGGTGCGCGCGGAGAACAACCTCTTCGGCGGCATGTACGAGGGCTGGGTTTTCTTCGGCTACCCGCTGGTCGTGAGTGATGAATCGCACTGGCTCTTCAACGGGACGGGGCTGAAACAGGGTGACGTGCTGCCGGGCCTCGTCGGCTTCGAGTATGACCGCGCGTTCCCGAACGAGCCGGGGTATCCGCAGGGCAACCGCGTCAGCTTCAAGAGCCCGGTCGTGAGCGGAGAGGGCCTCCCCTCCTACTCGACGGCCGTCGACCGGACGCTGCCGTCGGGGCGGCTGGTGTTCTCCGCGGGCACCATCTGGTGGGCGCTGGGGCTGACGGACAAGGCCCCGGGCGCGAGGGACGCGCGCGTGGAGCGCATGACGCGCAACGTGCTGGAGCGCGCCTTGATGCACCGGCTCGCACAGGACGAGGCCGGGCCGCTCGAGGGGCCCGTGCCTACTCAGCCCGCGCCGATGGGCCAGTGGGCGGCCTCGGTGGAGGCCCATGCCGGACGCGTGGGCGAGCCAGGCTGGCAGGACGGCCCGGCGGACACGGCGAGGTTCCAGGCGCCCTCCGGGCTGGTGGTGACACGCACGGGGGAGGTGGTGGTGGCGGACACCCGCAACAACCGCATCCGCCTCATCCAGCAGCAGGGCGCGGACCGGATGGTGAGCACGATTGCCGGCAATGGGGACCTGGGCTACCGCGACGGCGCGGGCAGCCAGGCGATGTTCCGCTTCCCCACGGCGGTGGTGGAGGGGCCGGCGGGAGAGCTCTACGTGGCGGACTCGGGCAACCACGTCATTCGCCGGCTCGACCGGGAAGCGGAGGGGTGGCAGGTCACCACCTGGGCCGGGCAGGGCTATGTCGCGGGCTACGCGGACGGAGGCCCGGCACGGGCGCGCCTCAGCCGTCCCATGGCGCTCGCCATCGACGCGGTGGGCAATCTCTACGTGGCGGACCAGGACAACCACCGCATCCGCATGGTGCGCGCGGGCACGCGCGAGGTCATCACGCTCGCGGGCACGGGCACCCTGGGCACGACGGACGCGCCGCGGGGGCGGGATGCCAGCTTCGCGGCGCCATCCGCGATCGCGCTCAGCGGGGCGAGCGCGCTCTACGTGCTGGACGCGGCGAGCCAGCGCCTGCGCCGCGTGTCGCTGCAGGGAGCACGTCCCGTGGTGACGCTCACGGGCACGGGCGAGGGCCAGCCATTCGACTTCCGGGATGGCACGGGCAGCGAGGCCCGATTCCGCGCCCAGCTCGGCATGGCGATGGGCCCCCACGGCGAGGTGCTGCTCGCGGACACCGCGAACCTGCGGCTGCGCAAGGTGATTCCAGGCGACAGCGCGGCGACCACGCAGGTCGTCACCTTCGCGGGCTCGGGCCGCGCCGGCACGGCCCTGGGCCGCGCGGACGAGACAGACCTCGGGGCCCCCGCGGGACTCGCCTTCGACGCTGAGGGGCACCTCTACGTGAGTGATGCCTTCAACCAGGTCATCCGCGTCGTCACGCCATGA